The DNA segment TCGGAGTTCGGAGATACCGCGGACTTCTGGAAAGAGGTGCTTTTCGACGATGTTCCAGTCGGAGAAGCGACCTCGAATGCTGCGATCTATGCCGCCGGAACGCACAAACTGCTCAAGCATCTGCTGGCGACGGTTCCCGCGGGAACGCCGATGCAATTTGCTTTCACAAACGCGCCGATGGCCTGCGGCGTCGGGACTTGCATCGCGTGCGCGGTGACGACGAACGCCGGGCGATACGCCCGAGTCTGTACGGAAGGACCTGTGTTCGATGTCAATCTCTTCCGCTGAAACAGTCCCATCGCTTGCGGTGGATCTTACGTCGATGAAGCTTGCAACGCCCGCCGTGCTTGCATCCGGCACGTGGGGCTACGGACCCGAGGGATCAGAGTTCGTCGACTACGCGCGCATCGGTGCCATCGCCGTCAAGGGCGTGACGCGGCAGCCGCGCGCCGGCAATCCGCCGCCGCGTCTGCGCAACATCCCATCGGGTGTGTTGAACTCGGTTGGGCTAGAGAACGTTGGAGTAGATGCGCTTCTTGCCGAGAAGTTGCCTGCTATCCGCGATATCGAGTGCAGCGTGATCGTGAACTTCGCAGGCGGCAATATCGCTGAGTATGGCGAAATTGCCGCGATGCTCGTCGATGGTGCGCGAGTCGATGCGCTGGAGGCGAACGTTTCGTGCCCGAACGTCGAGGCCGGCGGAAAAGCATTCGGTACAAATCCGGCGCAGGTTCGAGAGATTGCACGCGTTGTGAAGGACGCTGCGCCGAAGTTGCCGCTGTTCATGAAGTTGGCGCCCGGCGTGACCGACATCGTCGAGATCGTCGATGCGGCGATGGCAGGCGGCGCGGACGGTGTGACAATTGCGAACTGCTGGCTGGGCCTTTCGCTCGATGTGCGTCGGCGTCGACCAATCTTCCGCAACATCGTTGCCGGAATGAGCGGCCCCGCCGTGAAGCCGTTGACCCTGCGCCTGGTGCATGAAGTGCACAAGGCAATGCCGGGCGTGCCAATCATCGGGCTCGGGGGAGTGAACTGCGGCGAAGATGTCGCAGAGTATTTGCTCGCTGGCGCATCCGCGGTGGGAATCGGCGCTGCATCGTTGGCGCATCCTGGCGCGGCGATGCGGATCGTTGATGAGTTCGAGCAATTCCTGCGCGAGGAGAACATCGAGCGCGCGACCGACCTCGTCGGAGCGCTCGGGGAATGGGAGCCAACTTGCTGACACGCGAGGAGAACGACCATGGCTGAATCCACGTTGCTACAATCGAGTCTGCCCGGAATCGCGCCCGCACACACTGGCAAGGTGCGCGACATGTACGATCTCGACACGGAGTTCCTGATGGTGACGACCGATCGCCTGAGCGCGTTCGACGTCGTCTTTCCATCGCCGATTCCTGGGAAGGGTCGCGTGCTGACCGCGCTGAGTGTGCATTGGTTCCAGACCCTCGGCGACATTGTGCCGAATCACTTGATCGAGCCGGCGACGCGCGAGTTTCTGGATGCGCTGACACCGGACGCGGATGCGCTGCTCGGCCGATCGTTGCGTGTCGAGAAGTGCGAACCGATCAAGGCCGAGTGCATCGTGCGCGGCAGCCTGGAAGGAAGCGGCTGGAAAGAATACCGCCAACGCGGCGCGATCCAGGAACACGGTTTGCCGCCGGGCTTGAAGCTGCACGATCAACTGCCGGAGCCCATCTTCACGCCTTCCACAAAGGCCGATGCCGGGCACGATGAAAACGTGACATTCGCACAGATGGCGGACATCGTGGGGCGCGAACTGGCGGAAACATTACGCGAAACCAGCATTCGGCTGTTCACCGCTGCGCGGGACCGACTGAAGGGTGTTGGGATCACGCTTGCTGACACAAAATTCGAGTTTGGTTTGCTGGATGGAGAAGTCCTCTTGATTGACGAGGCCCTCACGCCGGATTCTTCTCGGTTTCTGATTCCGGGGGAGGATGGCAATCCGGTTTCGATGGATAAGCAATTCGTTCGTGACTGGGCCGAACGCACCGATTGGAACAAGAAACCGCCCGCGCCGGAGCTTCCCGCGGATGTGATTGCACAGACCAGCGCTCGCTATCGCGAAATCGCCGAGCGCATTATTGGCAAGGAGTTGCCCGTATGAGTTCTCGCTTCGATGCCGAAGTGATTGTGATGCCGAAGAAGGAAGTGGCCGATCCTCAGGGGCAGGCCATTGAAGGTGCACTGTCGCGCCTGCAACTCACGGAGAATGGCGTGCAGTTCGAAGGAATTCACGTCGGACGCGTGTTCCGCTTTGCCGTGGACGCTGCAACGCGCGACGCCGCGGAGAAAGCCGTCGAGACGTTGGCCGATCGCGTGCTCGCCAATCCGAACGTCGAGGCGTTTCGGTTCACGCTGCAGGAGCAACTATGAAGGCAGGCATCGTTGTTTTTCCCGGATCGAATTGCGATCGCGATTGCCTGGACGCCAGCGAACGCATCATGGGCTGGCAGACAGTTGCGTGCTGGCACGGCGATGATCTTCCGCGCGATCTCGATCTTGTGATTTTGCCCGGCGGGTTCAGCCACGGAGATTACTTGCGCGCCGGGGCGCTGGCCGCGTTGGCTCCGGTGATGGAAGGCGTTCGTCGTCACGTCGATGAAGGGCGCCACGTGATCGGCATCTGCAACGGGTTTCAGATTCTCTGCGAATCTGGGCTTCTGCCGGGGGCATTGCTAATCAATCGCGGACTCGTGTTTCGCTGCGAGGACGTTGACCTGAAAGTCGAACGTCGCGACACGGCATTCACGTCCGCCTGTCCCGATCGCATTCGGATGCCGATCGCTCATCGCGAAGGGCGCTACTTCGCGGATGCCGAAACGCTCGTGCGGATCGAAGGCGAAGGCCAGGTTCTATTCCGTTACGCCGGCAAGAATCCGAACGGCTCTCTGAACGATATCGCGGGCATCATGAACGACCGCGGCAATGTTTGCGGACTGATGCCGCACCCCGAGCGTGCGTGCGAAGCCATCCTGGGCGGAACGGAAGGACGGAGCGTGTTTGAGTCTCTCGCCAACATTCAAGAGGTATCGACGACTTGCTGACAGCGACTGAAATCACACCGGAAATCGTCGCGACTCACGGGTTACGCCCGGAGGAGTACGACCACATCTGCGAGATCCTGGGCCGTACGCCCGGAATCGTGGAACTCGGGATCTTCTCCGTCATGTGGTCGGAGCATTGCGCTTACAAGCACTCGCGGCCTGTATTGAAGACGCTGCCGACACAGGGCGAGCGCGTTCTCGTCGGTCCTGGGGAAAACGCAGGAATCATTGATATTGGGGACGGAGTCTGTGTGGCCTTCAAGATGGAGAGCCACAATCACCCTTCGGCCGTCGAACCGTATCAGGGTGCCGCAACGGGAGTCGGTGGAATCCTGCGCGATATCTTCACGATGGGTGCGCGGCCGATTGCGATGTTGAACAATCTGCGTTTCGGGGAGCCCGATGATCCGAATATGCAGCACCTGATTGATGGCGTGATCGAGGGCATCGCCGGTTATGGCAATTGCGTCGGCGTACCGACCGTTGCGGGCGACATCGCATTCGATCCAGGATATGCCGGGAACATCCTCGTAAACGTGATGTGCGTCGGTGTTGGGAAGTCCGAAGACATTGCGCGCGGCCAGGCTACTGGTGCTGGCAACGCGGTGCTGTACTTCGGGTCGCCAACCGGACGTGATGGCATTCACGGTGCCACGTTTGCCAGCGAAGAACTGAACGAAGAAGCCGTGGAGCGTCGCGGCGCCGTGCAGGTGGGCGACCCCTTCATGGGGAAGAAGATCCTGGAGGCGACGCTCGAATTGATCGAGCGCGGACTCGTCGTCGGCATCCAGGACATGGGTGCTGCGGGCTTGACATGTTCGACCTGCGAAATGGCGGGACGTGCAGGGACCGGCATCGACATCGATCTCGACAAGGTCCCTCAGCGCGCTGCCGCGATGAGCGCGTATGAAATCATGCTCTCCGAAAGTCAGGAACGCATGTTGGCCGTTTGCGAGCCGGCGAGAGTCTCAGAAGCGCTGGAGGTTTGCGAGCGTTGGGAATGTGGCGGCGTTGTGATCGGCGAAGTGACCGACAGCGGCCACATGGTTGTACGTCACCGTGGGGGTATCGTGGCCGACATCCCGGCCGCGCCGTTGACCGAGGAGGCGCCAGTCTATCATCCGGAATCTGACGATCCGATTCTTCCACAGCCCGTTCCGACAATCCCGACCGTCGAGCGCGCCAGCGTCGGCAAGTGGTTGTTGCGGTTGCTCGCGTCGCCCACCGTGGCATCGAAGCGCTGGGCATGGCGGCGATACGACCACATGGTCCAGACGAACACCGTCGTCCGCCCCGGCGATGGGGATGCGGCGGTTCTGCGCGTTCGCGGCGAAGGGAAACACGCGGACAAGTTCATTGCGGTGACCGGGGATGGCAACGCGCGTTGGGTGGCGCGTGATGCGCGACTGGGCGGACAGTTGGCCGTCAGTGAAGCGGCGCGCAATCTCGTCTGCGTGGGCGCAGAGCCGGTTGGGCTGACAAACTGTCTGAATTTTGGGTCACCGGAGAAGCCGAAGATCTTCGGCGCCTTCAAGAATTGCGTCGCCGGGATGGGCTATGCCTGCCGGCGCCTCAACGTTCCGGTCACCGGAGGAAATGTTTCGCTCTACAACGAGCACGATGGCATCGCCGTTCCGCCAACGCCGATGATTGGTATGGTTGGCTTGATCGAAGATGCCGCCCACATCACGCGCAGTGGATTCCGCCAGAAGGGCGACAGTATTCTGCTGCTCGGCGCTCGGCCGCTTTCGATCGATGGATCCGAGTTTGCGAAGCTCACTCTCGGACCGGACATGCCCGGCAAGCCGCCGATCGGCGGTTCGATCGCGTTTGATCTGGAAGAGGAAGCGCGGCTGCAAGCAATCGTCCTGGAGGCGATCCGCGCAGGCCTGGTTCATTCCGCACATGATGTCACCGAAGGCGGACTGGCCGTTGCTTTGGCGGAGTGCTGTCTGAGCTCTCCACATCAACTCGGCGCGTGGATCGAACAGCCGAATTCAGTCGCTCCGGTCACGTGGTTCTTTGGCGAATTACCGCCGCGCATTATTCTGTCGGGCTCGAAAGAAAAGGTCGGCGATATTCAACGCATGGCCGACGAGGTCGGCGTTCCATGTGCTGTCATTGGCGAAGTCGCCGCCGAGGCGCTTCGTCTTGGCAAGCAGGCGGAAATCACGATCGATGAACTTCGCAGAGCCCACGAAACCAAGCCCTTCGAAGGATTGCGCTGATGACAACTCGCAACTCCGTCCCTACTTACTTGCACGAGCGCCCGACCGAAGAGTGTGGCGTGTGCGCAGTCGTCGGCCATCCCGAGGCCGCAAAGTTGACATGTCTCGGTCTGTATTCCCTGCAGCATCGAGGACAGGAAACCGCGGGCATCGTCTCCGCCTCGCGAAACGGCAATGGTTGCATCCGCCACTCGATTCATCGCGGCCTGGGCCTTGTTCGGGAGATTTTCACGGAAGAGGATCTTGCTCACCTGGAAGGTGAGGTTGCGATCGGCCACGTGAGGTACTCGACGACCGGGCAGCCGATTCCCGCGAACACCCAGCCGCTTGCATCGTCGCTTCGATTTGGCCCAGTGGCCCTCGCGCACAATGGAAACCTGACGAATGCGCGCGAGTTGCGTGAGGATCTGAAGCAGGCCGGGGCGATTTTCCAGACGACGATCGATTCTGAAGCGATTTTGCATCAACTGACACACGTTCGACATGCGGACATCGAGGAGTGCCTGGCCGATGCGCTGCCGCTGGTCGAGGGCGCGTACTCGCTCGTGATGCTTCACAACGATGTTCTTTACGCTGTTCGCGATCCGCGAGGCTTCCGGCCGCTGGTTCTTGGCCAATTGCCGAACGGTGCGCACGTCGTTGCGAGTGAGACGATCGCGTTCGATCTGCTGGATGCAAAGCTGATCCGCGACGTGGAGCCAGGCGAAGTGATTCGAATCGCGCCGGGCGAGGAGCCTGTCAGTCTGCCTTTGCTTGAGCGGAAAGAAACGGCTCACTGCATCTTTGAACTCGTCTACTTCTCGCGCCCGGATTCGGTCGTGGACGGCCGGCACGTTCAAGAAGTGCGCGAGCGCCTGGGGGCTGAGCTCTGGCACGAGCAGCCCGCGGACGTCGATGTAGTGATGGGTGTCCCGGACAGTTCGACGGCCGCCGCGGTGGGTTACGCCCGCGCCGGGAAGATCCCGTATGAAATGGGGCTGATCCGGAATCACTACATTGGCCGCACCTTCATCGAGCCGCATCAGATCATTCGCGATTTCCGCGCGAAGCTGAAATACAATCCCGTGCGATCGATCATCCAAGGAAAGCGCGTGGCCGTGATTGATGACTCGATCGTGCGCGGCACGACGTGTTGCAAGATCGCGCGAATGCTGTACGACGCGGGCGCGAAGGAAGTGCACTTCCGCATTACCGCGCCGCCGTGGCGGCATGCGTGCTTCTACGGGATCGACACGCCGGACGAGCGTAAGCTGATGGCCAACAACGCAACGGTCGAGCAGATGCGCGACCAGATCGGCTGCGATTCGTTGCGATTCCTGACGCCGGACGCGCTGACGCGCGCGGTTCGCGAGACCGAGGGTTGGTGCATGGCGTGCTTCACCGGCAAGTATCCGACGGTGCGGCCAGAGAATCTGACGAAGGAGACGTTCGAGGAAGACGATCCGCGCACGCAGTGGCAACCGAACGGAAATACCTGTGCAAAGGAACATCATGTCGTCTAGTAGCTACGAGAGCGCCGGCGTGAACATCGCGGCGTGCGACGCATGGCTGGATTCGCTGAAGCGCGACCTGCCGGGAATCGGCGG comes from the bacterium genome and includes:
- the purQ gene encoding phosphoribosylformylglycinamidine synthase subunit PurQ; this encodes MKAGIVVFPGSNCDRDCLDASERIMGWQTVACWHGDDLPRDLDLVILPGGFSHGDYLRAGALAALAPVMEGVRRHVDEGRHVIGICNGFQILCESGLLPGALLINRGLVFRCEDVDLKVERRDTAFTSACPDRIRMPIAHREGRYFADAETLVRIEGEGQVLFRYAGKNPNGSLNDIAGIMNDRGNVCGLMPHPERACEAILGGTEGRSVFESLANIQEVSTTC
- a CDS encoding amidophosphoribosyltransferase yields the protein MTTRNSVPTYLHERPTEECGVCAVVGHPEAAKLTCLGLYSLQHRGQETAGIVSASRNGNGCIRHSIHRGLGLVREIFTEEDLAHLEGEVAIGHVRYSTTGQPIPANTQPLASSLRFGPVALAHNGNLTNARELREDLKQAGAIFQTTIDSEAILHQLTHVRHADIEECLADALPLVEGAYSLVMLHNDVLYAVRDPRGFRPLVLGQLPNGAHVVASETIAFDLLDAKLIRDVEPGEVIRIAPGEEPVSLPLLERKETAHCIFELVYFSRPDSVVDGRHVQEVRERLGAELWHEQPADVDVVMGVPDSSTAAAVGYARAGKIPYEMGLIRNHYIGRTFIEPHQIIRDFRAKLKYNPVRSIIQGKRVAVIDDSIVRGTTCCKIARMLYDAGAKEVHFRITAPPWRHACFYGIDTPDERKLMANNATVEQMRDQIGCDSLRFLTPDALTRAVRETEGWCMACFTGKYPTVRPENLTKETFEEDDPRTQWQPNGNTCAKEHHVV
- a CDS encoding phosphoribosylaminoimidazolesuccinocarboxamide synthase, with the protein product MAESTLLQSSLPGIAPAHTGKVRDMYDLDTEFLMVTTDRLSAFDVVFPSPIPGKGRVLTALSVHWFQTLGDIVPNHLIEPATREFLDALTPDADALLGRSLRVEKCEPIKAECIVRGSLEGSGWKEYRQRGAIQEHGLPPGLKLHDQLPEPIFTPSTKADAGHDENVTFAQMADIVGRELAETLRETSIRLFTAARDRLKGVGITLADTKFEFGLLDGEVLLIDEALTPDSSRFLIPGEDGNPVSMDKQFVRDWAERTDWNKKPPAPELPADVIAQTSARYREIAERIIGKELPV
- a CDS encoding dihydroorotate dehydrogenase, whose product is MSISSAETVPSLAVDLTSMKLATPAVLASGTWGYGPEGSEFVDYARIGAIAVKGVTRQPRAGNPPPRLRNIPSGVLNSVGLENVGVDALLAEKLPAIRDIECSVIVNFAGGNIAEYGEIAAMLVDGARVDALEANVSCPNVEAGGKAFGTNPAQVREIARVVKDAAPKLPLFMKLAPGVTDIVEIVDAAMAGGADGVTIANCWLGLSLDVRRRRPIFRNIVAGMSGPAVKPLTLRLVHEVHKAMPGVPIIGLGGVNCGEDVAEYLLAGASAVGIGAASLAHPGAAMRIVDEFEQFLREENIERATDLVGALGEWEPTC
- the purL gene encoding phosphoribosylformylglycinamidine synthase subunit PurL, which codes for MLTATEITPEIVATHGLRPEEYDHICEILGRTPGIVELGIFSVMWSEHCAYKHSRPVLKTLPTQGERVLVGPGENAGIIDIGDGVCVAFKMESHNHPSAVEPYQGAATGVGGILRDIFTMGARPIAMLNNLRFGEPDDPNMQHLIDGVIEGIAGYGNCVGVPTVAGDIAFDPGYAGNILVNVMCVGVGKSEDIARGQATGAGNAVLYFGSPTGRDGIHGATFASEELNEEAVERRGAVQVGDPFMGKKILEATLELIERGLVVGIQDMGAAGLTCSTCEMAGRAGTGIDIDLDKVPQRAAAMSAYEIMLSESQERMLAVCEPARVSEALEVCERWECGGVVIGEVTDSGHMVVRHRGGIVADIPAAPLTEEAPVYHPESDDPILPQPVPTIPTVERASVGKWLLRLLASPTVASKRWAWRRYDHMVQTNTVVRPGDGDAAVLRVRGEGKHADKFIAVTGDGNARWVARDARLGGQLAVSEAARNLVCVGAEPVGLTNCLNFGSPEKPKIFGAFKNCVAGMGYACRRLNVPVTGGNVSLYNEHDGIAVPPTPMIGMVGLIEDAAHITRSGFRQKGDSILLLGARPLSIDGSEFAKLTLGPDMPGKPPIGGSIAFDLEEEARLQAIVLEAIRAGLVHSAHDVTEGGLAVALAECCLSSPHQLGAWIEQPNSVAPVTWFFGELPPRIILSGSKEKVGDIQRMADEVGVPCAVIGEVAAEALRLGKQAEITIDELRRAHETKPFEGLR
- the purS gene encoding phosphoribosylformylglycinamidine synthase subunit PurS, whose product is MSSRFDAEVIVMPKKEVADPQGQAIEGALSRLQLTENGVQFEGIHVGRVFRFAVDAATRDAAEKAVETLADRVLANPNVEAFRFTLQEQL